One genomic segment of Candidatus Poribacteria bacterium includes these proteins:
- a CDS encoding TIR domain-containing protein: MKEYKYDVALSFAGEDRELARKLAKRLETNGYSVFYDENEEAQLWGKNLYNYFLSVYRDESRYCVVFVSENYVRSRWANHELQSALERTLREKYEYILPIHLDDTRISELPMIIKYIDYRLNNIDIERIYDLLVKKLSTFGSSSDKVVLSWTKPGRSDQSLISPESKIVFISFRPVMPDVQYAKECAHILNETSGLNIWFDEEREFLNQVANEFEIADRIANHIERGLDVASALLSIIGPESFDSPWIPYEVGAARGRQQFVQPFQNVGISTELPVPIPNPLIAHLIISDKFPEQIPIGMPLYDLADVKLWAESVAEILNR, translated from the coding sequence ATGAAAGAATACAAATATGATGTAGCGTTATCGTTTGCCGGAGAAGATCGAGAACTTGCTCGGAAGTTAGCAAAACGTCTTGAAACAAATGGATACTCGGTCTTTTACGACGAAAACGAGGAAGCGCAACTTTGGGGTAAAAATCTCTATAACTATTTTTTGTCGGTTTATAGAGATGAGTCGCGCTATTGTGTTGTGTTCGTGTCTGAAAACTATGTACGGAGCCGTTGGGCGAACCACGAACTCCAAAGTGCTTTAGAAAGGACGCTTCGGGAAAAATATGAGTATATACTTCCGATTCACCTTGACGATACAAGGATTTCAGAACTTCCAATGATAATTAAATATATAGATTATCGATTAAATAATATTGATATTGAAAGAATTTATGACTTGTTAGTAAAAAAATTATCAACCTTCGGCAGCAGTTCTGATAAAGTTGTGCTGTCTTGGACAAAACCCGGTAGATCAGACCAATCTTTGATCTCTCCTGAATCAAAGATAGTATTTATCTCTTTTAGACCGGTAATGCCTGACGTGCAATATGCTAAAGAATGTGCACATATACTCAATGAAACGTCTGGTCTTAACATTTGGTTTGATGAAGAAAGAGAGTTTCTAAACCAAGTAGCCAATGAATTCGAGATTGCAGATCGTATCGCAAATCATATTGAACGAGGATTAGATGTTGCATCTGCACTATTAAGTATAATTGGCCCAGAAAGTTTCGATTCACCATGGATCCCGTATGAAGTTGGCGCGGCCCGAGGACGCCAGCAGTTTGTTCAACCTTTTCAGAATGTAGGTATTTCTACTGAATTACCTGTCCCAATTCCTAATCCGCTTATTGCACATCTAATTATCTCGGATAAGTTCCCCGAACAAATACCCATTGGAATGCCACTGTATGACTTAGCAGATGTAAAACTGTGGGCTGAGAGTGTAGCGGAAATACTTAATAGATAA
- a CDS encoding N-6 DNA methylase: MNKQAIKSVLSAIPTGDFLEKSKDLLATIGYRSERTLELIGTVHDFFQEFPPRNPNTKTEQEFRKHAESVKLVFQFTSDEITDDIQQRLFESEAFNKGNIKSFLFCAVELKDDTYSRTKYAEFTREINKRLFAPTVILFRAGNRLTVAFADRRPDKTNEDRDVLGQVTLIKDIRLNNPHRAHLDILSELSLEECVKWIDEKQKPKNFDGLLSAWLAKLDTEELNKQFYRKLFAWYEWAIETATFPTDENRTLQPEEHIIRLITRLLFIWFIKEKRLVTDALFNKAQIQDLLKEDDFDNGDAYYRAVLQNLFFATLNTEIDKRKFSTVGYATNRDFSRYRYKDQMRDPDKLLELFGKTPFINGGLFDCLDSWEGTGKESYRIDCFSDNQYHKLSIPNRLFFDAQRGLIPLLEHYKFTVEENTPIEQEVALDPELLGRVFEHLLATLNPETGRTVRKETGSYYTPRAIVDYMINEALVATLSQKCSPTDSDMQLWEERLRYLLDYAQIFDDASEWFDDRETDAIVKTISELKILDPAVGSGAFPMGMLHKLTLALRRLDSDNTRWEGLQKEIAGKRAKEAFNTQNQQKRDDELKEISQTFERYRDSDFGRKLYLIQNSIFGVDIQPIACQIAKLRFFISLAIEQEPDRDAQNFGIKPLPNLETRFVAANTLIGLDISETEGLFQDDTVQQLLKEIDAIREKFFLANNRTQKRDLEKQEKKCRGQLENELERQRTEWIENRQTEIESKIAPLPNPKQREQLREKEQKAYEKHKEKFDASFEDTRKIAQWKPYDQNAKADWFEPERMFGVTDGFDIVIGNPPYGAKIESSDLKKIKVNIKDTKNSNSAALFIDYAKNHLIKTDTKDGVVAFIVPKSLLFSERWSDLRFSILENTTILIDVEKAFEKVKLEQVVFIWNSRCSDSFYVGRKFLNNLFTRTTRIDKKYPTKFQAWICDVSKKEITLGSKIEGIETYLRNISETKRGLSIQKNLRTHGDTQVIGGKEVKRYQVNGVKGYINRADLDMTNEKIQFLLQSKVISQRLVAHIQNPKPHIKITSVVDKNGDILGVDTVENTVITDSNFDPAFIAALFNSTLINWYAYKFIFCCAVRTMDFDNYYVGKIPVPRITPDQQLPIIELANQILTTKRADPDVDTFALEDEIDKLVYELYNLTEDEIAIVEGSV, from the coding sequence ATGAACAAACAAGCAATCAAATCCGTACTATCAGCAATCCCCACCGGTGATTTCTTAGAAAAATCGAAAGATCTCTTAGCAACGATAGGCTACCGCAGTGAACGCACGCTTGAACTCATCGGCACCGTCCACGACTTTTTTCAGGAATTTCCACCGCGCAATCCGAACACCAAGACCGAACAAGAATTCCGCAAACACGCCGAATCTGTGAAACTTGTGTTCCAGTTCACAAGTGATGAAATCACTGACGATATTCAGCAAAGACTCTTCGAGTCAGAGGCTTTCAACAAAGGAAACATAAAAAGTTTCCTGTTCTGTGCAGTTGAACTAAAAGATGACACCTACTCACGCACCAAATACGCCGAATTCACACGAGAAATTAACAAACGTCTGTTCGCACCCACTGTGATCCTATTTCGCGCAGGGAATCGTCTGACGGTCGCATTTGCCGATCGCCGTCCAGACAAAACGAACGAGGACCGCGATGTACTCGGACAAGTCACCCTCATCAAAGACATCCGCCTGAACAACCCGCACCGCGCACATCTCGACATCCTCTCCGAACTCTCACTTGAAGAATGCGTCAAGTGGATAGATGAAAAACAAAAACCGAAAAACTTCGACGGTCTACTATCAGCATGGCTTGCCAAACTGGACACCGAAGAACTCAACAAACAGTTCTATCGAAAACTCTTCGCGTGGTATGAATGGGCAATAGAGACAGCAACGTTCCCGACAGACGAAAACCGCACCTTACAACCGGAGGAGCATATAATACGCCTCATCACTCGCCTGCTCTTTATCTGGTTTATCAAGGAAAAACGATTGGTGACAGATGCGTTATTCAACAAAGCACAGATCCAAGACCTACTCAAAGAGGATGACTTTGATAACGGCGATGCCTACTATCGCGCCGTGCTACAAAACCTCTTTTTCGCCACACTCAACACCGAAATAGACAAGCGAAAGTTCAGCACCGTTGGCTACGCCACCAATCGTGATTTCTCACGCTATCGTTATAAAGATCAGATGCGCGACCCCGATAAACTATTGGAGCTATTCGGCAAAACACCCTTCATCAACGGCGGCTTGTTCGATTGCCTCGATAGCTGGGAAGGGACGGGCAAAGAGAGTTACCGAATAGACTGCTTCTCCGATAATCAATACCACAAGTTATCCATTCCCAACCGCCTCTTTTTTGATGCACAGCGAGGACTCATCCCCCTACTTGAGCATTACAAATTCACTGTCGAGGAGAACACACCCATAGAGCAGGAAGTGGCGTTGGACCCCGAGCTGCTCGGCAGAGTGTTTGAACATCTGCTTGCTACTCTCAATCCAGAAACTGGTAGAACCGTACGCAAAGAGACAGGTTCCTATTATACCCCACGCGCGATTGTAGACTATATGATAAATGAGGCCTTAGTCGCTACGCTCTCCCAAAAGTGCAGTCCAACCGATAGCGACATGCAATTGTGGGAGGAACGGCTCCGCTATCTCCTTGATTACGCCCAGATATTTGACGATGCAAGCGAATGGTTTGACGACCGCGAAACAGATGCTATTGTCAAAACAATTTCTGAACTCAAGATATTGGACCCAGCAGTTGGTTCCGGGGCATTTCCGATGGGAATGCTACACAAGTTGACGCTTGCCCTCAGACGACTTGATTCTGACAACACCCGGTGGGAAGGATTACAAAAAGAAATCGCAGGAAAACGCGCGAAAGAGGCTTTTAACACCCAAAACCAACAGAAACGCGATGATGAACTTAAAGAAATTAGTCAAACTTTTGAACGTTACCGCGATTCAGACTTCGGACGAAAATTATATCTGATTCAAAACAGCATCTTCGGTGTGGATATTCAACCGATTGCCTGTCAAATCGCAAAACTCCGCTTTTTTATTTCGCTTGCCATTGAGCAGGAACCGGACAGAGACGCGCAGAATTTCGGTATCAAACCGTTGCCAAATTTAGAGACGCGTTTTGTCGCAGCAAACACGCTTATAGGCTTAGATATTTCCGAAACAGAGGGGTTGTTCCAAGATGATACCGTACAGCAATTGTTGAAAGAAATTGACGCGATTCGTGAGAAGTTTTTCCTCGCAAACAATCGCACACAAAAACGCGACCTTGAAAAGCAGGAAAAAAAGTGCCGCGGACAATTGGAGAACGAATTGGAGCGACAGCGAACAGAATGGATAGAAAATCGACAAACAGAAATAGAATCAAAGATCGCGCCACTTCCCAACCCTAAACAACGTGAACAGTTGCGGGAAAAGGAACAGAAAGCATACGAAAAACATAAAGAAAAGTTTGATGCCAGTTTTGAAGACACCCGAAAAATCGCACAATGGAAACCGTACGATCAGAACGCAAAAGCAGATTGGTTTGAACCGGAACGGATGTTTGGAGTTACGGATGGGTTTGATATAGTGATTGGGAATCCACCTTACGGTGCTAAAATAGAATCCAGTGACTTGAAAAAGATAAAAGTTAACATCAAAGACACAAAAAACTCAAATAGTGCAGCTCTATTTATAGATTATGCCAAAAACCATTTGATTAAAACCGATACTAAAGATGGTGTAGTTGCTTTTATAGTTCCCAAATCATTACTGTTTTCTGAGAGATGGTCGGATTTAAGATTTTCTATTTTAGAAAATACAACAATCTTGATAGATGTTGAAAAAGCATTTGAAAAGGTCAAATTGGAACAGGTTGTTTTTATTTGGAATTCCCGTTGTTCTGATAGTTTCTATGTTGGGCGAAAGTTTTTAAATAACCTTTTTACGCGAACCACTCGTATCGATAAAAAATATCCTACAAAATTCCAAGCTTGGATATGTGATGTGTCCAAAAAGGAAATTACATTAGGTTCAAAAATTGAAGGTATTGAGACCTATCTCAGGAATATTTCTGAGACAAAACGAGGATTGTCAATACAAAAGAATTTGAGGACACATGGAGATACACAAGTGATCGGAGGAAAAGAAGTGAAAAGGTATCAAGTTAACGGAGTCAAAGGATATATAAATCGCGCTGACTTGGATATGACTAATGAAAAGATTCAATTTCTGCTTCAATCGAAAGTAATTTCTCAGAGATTAGTAGCCCATATTCAGAATCCAAAACCACATATCAAAATTACTTCAGTGGTTGATAAAAATGGCGATATATTAGGCGTTGATACAGTAGAAAACACAGTGATTACAGATTCAAATTTCGATCCTGCATTTATTGCTGCTCTTTTTAATTCAACACTCATTAACTGGTATGCTTACAAGTTTATCTTTTGCTGTGCAGTTAGAACGATGGATTTTGATAATTACTATGTAGGTAAAATCCCTGTCCCAAGAATCACTCCTGATCAACAATTACCGATTATTGAGCTTGCCAATCAAATTCTAACCACTAAGCGCGCCGACCCTGACGTAGACACTTTCGCCCTTGAAGATGAGATTGATAAACTGGTGTATGAATTGTATAATTTAACGGAAGATGAGATTGCGATTGTGGAGGGGAGTGTCTGA
- a CDS encoding alanine racemase: protein MNITDLDTPALVADLDVLERNINGMATHCDQLGIPLRVHTKTHKVPEIAKLQVAAGSQGITCQKLGEAEAMVDAGVDNILIPYNIVGKPKLKRLTALTKRAKVIVALDSAETATGISQQAIADSCVVPVIVELDTGSGRCGVQSPQKAQHLAQQIMKMQGIDFQGVMTYPSNIRAKPFIEETLDLLSGDGIPINIISGGGTGSEAASKELGCTETRSGSYVYEGMTRIGSSEMLTPERCVLRVIATVVSTPTPERIIIDGGMKTFASYPPTPYGHIIEYPAAKIYGMSVEHGHVDVSECSHRFKVGEQLSVIPLHQGMTSNLHDELVGVRDNKVEAVWKIAGRGRVK, encoded by the coding sequence ATGAACATCACTGACTTAGACACACCCGCCCTTGTTGCAGATCTGGATGTGCTTGAACGGAACATCAACGGGATGGCAACACACTGCGATCAACTCGGTATTCCACTGCGCGTTCATACCAAAACGCATAAGGTGCCTGAAATCGCTAAATTACAGGTCGCCGCCGGTTCCCAAGGTATCACCTGTCAGAAGTTAGGCGAGGCAGAGGCGATGGTGGATGCCGGCGTTGACAATATCCTCATTCCGTATAACATCGTCGGGAAACCGAAACTGAAACGGTTGACAGCACTCACTAAACGCGCCAAGGTTATCGTCGCACTCGATTCAGCGGAGACCGCAACTGGTATCTCTCAGCAAGCAATTGCTGATAGTTGTGTTGTGCCTGTTATCGTGGAACTCGATACCGGCAGTGGACGCTGCGGTGTGCAGTCCCCCCAAAAAGCACAACATCTCGCACAGCAGATTATGAAAATGCAAGGCATCGACTTCCAAGGTGTGATGACGTATCCGAGCAACATCCGAGCGAAGCCGTTTATCGAAGAAACGCTTGACCTGCTCTCAGGCGATGGGATTCCTATAAACATTATTAGTGGTGGTGGCACAGGTTCGGAGGCAGCATCGAAAGAACTCGGCTGCACGGAAACCCGGAGTGGTTCTTATGTCTACGAAGGGATGACCCGAATCGGGAGTTCAGAAATGCTAACGCCCGAAAGGTGTGTCCTACGGGTCATCGCAACCGTTGTCAGCACGCCGACACCTGAGCGGATTATTATTGATGGCGGGATGAAGACTTTCGCCAGTTATCCACCAACTCCCTACGGACACATTATTGAATATCCGGCCGCGAAGATTTATGGAATGTCGGTCGAACATGGACACGTCGATGTCAGTGAATGCTCACACCGATTTAAGGTCGGAGAACAACTTTCAGTCATCCCGCTACACCAAGGGATGACAAGCAATCTCCACGATGAACTGGTAGGTGTGAGAGATAATAAAGTTGAGGCAGTCTGGAAAATCGCGGGCAGGGGCCGCGTAAAATAA
- a CDS encoding phytanoyl-CoA dioxygenase family protein codes for MILPTPAEKKQWEEEGYLVFENAIQGEDLKRLQTAFDHWADASKEEWLDRVEAGESVATFYDIPNPLEKDPIFIDIIDYPSYYGALMAFTDHDLILLGPQVRTVAPWPVSYTGWHPDVGYDNPLHIKVQIYVNDVEPGGGEFGFVPGSHKRGSGPYTRPMRQESMTGHKTFPGKAGTAIMFNSCGWHVSMDNHSDVPRKSIILIYEKRTPGRIGAQQYASISEYCRTPERRKLFSLDG; via the coding sequence ATGATTCTACCAACACCGGCAGAAAAGAAACAGTGGGAAGAAGAAGGGTATCTCGTCTTTGAAAACGCAATTCAAGGGGAAGACCTCAAGCGACTTCAAACCGCTTTCGACCATTGGGCAGATGCGTCCAAAGAAGAATGGCTGGATAGAGTCGAAGCAGGGGAATCTGTTGCAACCTTCTATGATATCCCAAATCCGCTTGAAAAGGACCCTATCTTCATTGATATTATCGACTATCCGAGTTACTACGGCGCGTTGATGGCGTTCACAGACCACGATCTGATTCTATTGGGTCCTCAGGTTCGGACGGTGGCACCGTGGCCCGTGAGCTATACCGGATGGCATCCCGATGTGGGATATGACAATCCACTCCACATCAAGGTACAAATCTACGTCAACGATGTCGAACCGGGAGGTGGGGAATTCGGCTTTGTGCCGGGTAGTCATAAAAGGGGTTCTGGTCCGTACACGCGCCCGATGCGGCAAGAAAGTATGACCGGGCACAAAACTTTCCCCGGTAAGGCAGGCACAGCGATTATGTTCAATTCGTGTGGCTGGCACGTTTCGATGGACAACCATTCCGATGTGCCGCGTAAATCCATTATCCTGATTTACGAAAAACGAACACCCGGACGCATTGGAGCGCAACAGTATGCATCTATCTCGGAATACTGCCGGACCCCGGAACGCCGCAAACTGTTTAGTTTGGACGGCTAA
- a CDS encoding amidohydrolase family protein: protein MPRIDAHLHVFTKASSEFPRETSDVWPAEREEPVEKLLGEMEKHQIDQAVLVQMAGASIENHRYLLRCLKAYPNRFLGIGLVPEGHPNPTDHMAELTDNTGIIGFRFSTFGGPRDIFAKMDVREFGAYPIWKCAAERDYVLWLYPNAINAHLLPYLIQEFPQVRVVLNHLAVCPGKGKFSWDEFGRPQIQVTGYNLTMHTTYRLARFENVNVHLSGQYAFSSEEFPYKDLAGWHRGLLSGFGAKRLMWATDFPWILEEPGYGKLTTVIEELLPDLSEAELADIMGGNAKRILRFPDL, encoded by the coding sequence ATGCCACGAATCGATGCACATCTGCACGTATTCACAAAAGCCTCCTCCGAGTTTCCGCGGGAGACATCAGACGTTTGGCCCGCAGAACGCGAAGAACCGGTCGAAAAACTGTTAGGCGAAATGGAGAAACACCAGATCGATCAGGCAGTCCTTGTCCAGATGGCTGGCGCGAGTATAGAGAACCATCGTTACCTGCTACGCTGTCTCAAAGCGTATCCAAACCGATTTTTGGGGATCGGATTGGTCCCAGAGGGACATCCGAATCCTACTGACCACATGGCAGAACTCACAGATAACACCGGGATTATCGGATTCCGATTTTCTACGTTTGGGGGCCCGCGTGATATTTTTGCGAAGATGGATGTCCGCGAATTCGGGGCGTACCCGATCTGGAAGTGCGCTGCCGAACGCGATTACGTCCTATGGCTCTATCCGAACGCCATCAACGCACACCTCCTGCCATACCTGATACAAGAATTCCCACAGGTTCGTGTTGTGCTAAATCATCTGGCTGTGTGCCCCGGAAAAGGCAAATTTAGCTGGGACGAATTCGGGAGACCTCAGATACAGGTGACAGGTTACAATCTCACTATGCACACCACCTATCGACTTGCGCGCTTTGAGAATGTTAATGTGCATCTCTCCGGTCAGTATGCCTTTAGCAGTGAAGAATTCCCCTATAAAGATTTGGCGGGATGGCACCGAGGTCTTTTGAGCGGCTTTGGAGCAAAGCGATTGATGTGGGCAACCGATTTTCCATGGATATTGGAAGAACCGGGTTATGGGAAACTGACTACCGTTATAGAAGAATTACTACCAGATCTATCTGAAGCGGAACTGGCAGACATCATGGGCGGAAATGCGAAACGGATTTTACGGTTTCCCGACCTATGA
- a CDS encoding type II toxin-antitoxin system HicB family antitoxin produces the protein MRCKLTLILEEQPEGGFTITCQELPELITECDSLDEIKEVISDAFYAIVELYNHQQRSLPEEIQCFIGRETVKSVSHFRP, from the coding sequence ATGAGATGTAAACTAACACTCATTCTGGAAGAACAACCAGAAGGTGGATTCACAATAACTTGCCAAGAATTACCCGAATTGATTACAGAATGCGACTCTTTAGACGAGATTAAAGAGGTCATTAGTGATGCGTTTTATGCTATTGTTGAACTTTACAATCACCAACAACGGTCTTTGCCTGAAGAAATTCAGTGCTTCATAGGTCGGGAAACCGTAAAATCCGTTTCGCATTTCCGCCCATGA
- a CDS encoding YraN family protein: MDRSRLNIAKIGESLAAEHLKARGCKILAQNYRAGRGEIDIIVRDGEFIVFVEVKTRRSLRFGLPQEAVTIQKQRQISKVALAYLQAQNLLDAPCRFDVIAIHLSPQLELLKLEQIESAFAFQAKTGF, from the coding sequence ATGGATCGTTCACGTTTGAACATCGCAAAGATTGGTGAATCGTTGGCAGCGGAACATCTCAAGGCGCGTGGGTGTAAAATCCTTGCGCAGAACTATCGCGCGGGACGCGGCGAGATAGATATCATCGTACGAGATGGCGAATTTATCGTTTTTGTGGAAGTGAAAACGCGGCGGAGCCTCAGATTCGGCTTGCCGCAAGAGGCTGTAACCATCCAAAAACAGCGACAAATCTCCAAGGTTGCTTTGGCATATCTGCAAGCTCAGAATCTCTTAGACGCGCCCTGCCGTTTTGATGTTATTGCCATTCACCTGTCCCCTCAACTTGAGTTGTTAAAACTTGAGCAGATCGAGAGTGCCTTCGCTTTTCAAGCCAAAACTGGATTTTGA
- a CDS encoding DPP IV N-terminal domain-containing protein, which translates to MRILLGLLNLRNNLQKGFIVFIFLSALVLASVTRCAEAQIVFMSGSLKNPEIYAMTPDGKNVKQLTHHESYDAEPTWSPDGKQVAFVSEREGFFFQIYVMTVGGGKPIQLTQHPADHGVPAWSPDGKQIAFTSERDGNVEIYVMNTDGTNQIRITNHPGVDSQPAWSPGGKQFAFESTRISGSDIFIMNTDGTNVTRVTDSLFWDTQPAWSPDGTQIAFASYRNKIFDVYIINIDGTDERNLTNSKSRDQHPTWSPDGTQIAYSSEWQKLYGIYVMNADGNGGVPVVEDLQLALTPAWSPKPLSISPKQKWLTLWGTLKKKE; encoded by the coding sequence ATGAGAATCCTATTGGGATTATTGAATTTACGGAATAATCTGCAAAAAGGATTCATTGTTTTTATATTTTTGAGTGCCTTAGTATTGGCAAGTGTAACACGGTGTGCTGAGGCTCAAATCGTCTTTATGTCTGGCAGTCTTAAAAATCCAGAAATTTATGCGATGACTCCTGATGGAAAAAATGTTAAACAGCTTACCCACCACGAGTCGTATGACGCGGAACCGACTTGGTCTCCGGATGGAAAACAGGTCGCTTTCGTATCTGAACGAGAGGGATTCTTCTTTCAAATCTATGTAATGACCGTAGGCGGAGGAAAACCGATTCAGCTAACCCAACATCCGGCTGATCACGGTGTTCCCGCGTGGTCACCAGATGGGAAACAGATCGCCTTCACATCAGAGCGGGATGGGAACGTAGAAATTTATGTGATGAACACCGACGGTACGAACCAAATACGGATCACCAACCATCCAGGTGTAGACAGCCAACCCGCGTGGTCGCCAGGTGGGAAACAATTTGCATTTGAATCCACTCGTATCTCTGGATCGGACATCTTTATTATGAATACTGATGGGACCAACGTAACACGCGTCACTGACTCGCTGTTTTGGGACACACAACCCGCGTGGTCGCCAGATGGCACACAGATTGCATTTGCGTCTTACCGCAACAAAATCTTTGATGTGTATATCATAAATATAGATGGCACAGATGAGAGGAATCTGACGAATAGCAAATCCCGTGACCAACATCCGACGTGGTCGCCAGATGGCACACAGATTGCTTATTCATCAGAATGGCAGAAACTTTACGGTATATACGTGATGAATGCCGATGGTAATGGGGGTGTTCCTGTTGTTGAAGACTTACAACTGGCTCTGACACCGGCTTGGTCCCCAAAACCCTTGTCTATTTCTCCGAAACAAAAGTGGTTAACCCTATGGGGAACTCTAAAAAAGAAAGAATAG